A window of Acidobacteriota bacterium genomic DNA:
AAACAATTAAAGCAAATGACATGAGATCCTGCTACATTCGGCCTGTTGTTTACAGGGGATACTCAAAATTAGGGGTCGATCCATTTCCAAATCCAGTTGACGTTGCCATTCTTGTGTGGGAATGGGGAAAGTATCTTGGAGAAGAAGCATTAGAAGAAGGCGTGGATGTTCATGTTTCCTCATGGAGGAGGATGGCTCCAAATACTTTTCCATCGATGGCAAAAAGTGGTGGAAATTACATGAATTCTCAGCTTATAAAAATGGAAGCTCTTCTCCATGGTTATTCTGAGGGAATAGCCCTTGATTCTTATGGTTTTGTAAGCGAGGGGAGTGGAGAAAATATTTTTCTGGTTAAAGACAAAAAGCTTTATACTTCTCCAATTTCATGTTCAATTTTACCGGGAATAACCAGAGATTCCATTATAAAAATAGCTAAAGATTTGAAAATAGAGGTTACTGAAGAATTGATTCTAAGAGAGGCATTATACCTTGCCGATGAAATATTCTTTGTGGGAACTGCGGCTGAGATTACTCCAGTAAGAACTGTAGATAAAATACCTATAGGAAATGGTAAAAGAGGAGAAGCAACAAAATTGCTCCAGGATGAATTCTTTAGCTATATTAATGCTCAAAAAGAAGATAAATGGAACTGGCTTACTTATATTTAAGGGATAAAAGTTGAACATAAATATTAATGATATTCTGGCCATTGCAATGGAGAAAAAGGCCTCTGATATCCATTTAAAGGTTGGAAATTGTCCCATCATAAGAATTAATGGAGAATTGATTTCCTTAAGCAATCAGAAAAAGATTCTTCCTGAAGATACTATCGAGATTTCAAATATTATCATGAATCGAAGGCAGAAAGAGAAATTTCAAAATGATATGGAAATTGATTTAGCCTATAGTGTTTCAGGACTTGGAAGATTCAGATGTAACATTTTTTATCAACGGGGCGCGATAGGAATAGTGATGAGAGTAATTCCAACAAAAATATTTACTATAAGAGAATTGAATCTTCCTCCAATAATTG
This region includes:
- a CDS encoding branched-chain amino acid transaminase; protein product: MGFKEDGFVWMNGKLVKWKDANIHVASHVIHYGSSVFEGIRAYDNKKGIAIFRLDAHIDRLYNSSKIYRMEIPYKKEEISRAIIETIKANDMRSCYIRPVVYRGYSKLGVDPFPNPVDVAILVWEWGKYLGEEALEEGVDVHVSSWRRMAPNTFPSMAKSGGNYMNSQLIKMEALLHGYSEGIALDSYGFVSEGSGENIFLVKDKKLYTSPISCSILPGITRDSIIKIAKDLKIEVTEELILREALYLADEIFFVGTAAEITPVRTVDKIPIGNGKRGEATKLLQDEFFSYINAQKEDKWNWLTYI